In the Euphorbia lathyris chromosome 5, ddEupLath1.1, whole genome shotgun sequence genome, one interval contains:
- the LOC136231159 gene encoding B3 domain-containing transcription factor ABI3 isoform X2, which translates to MATTQLHVEDVKREIEKNPMEKGVSGTGGGQERQIWLGREEDDDLLDVSESSIFYADFPQLPDFPCMSSTSSSSSAPAPVKASATSSSSSSASSAASWAVLKSDADDVVHKESNTHDQHQNQNQKNSMADLSSTGSMEIRQAASEQGGGDGDGAGGCMDVMENFGYMDLMDDNEFFDPSSIFSPGENFLDEFEQEQQNLQPEQPLPLPPQQQGSDHDHEHEEMMMQFGTEEETAQQEVNVNSSSDDLAMVFLEWLKLNKETVSAEDLRKVKIKKATIECAAKRLGGGKEAMKQLLKLILEWVQTNHLQKRRMNESELQNPNPTDHPLSSNPSLICNSNCNSISISNQPDQPNTPCFTQSPWIPPPSYAAIDPVTGMPGYSPMVGYPYANGAPNMSSYPGTPTDYRMLESAQSWPPTQFPLASHYNSYPEAVQTHPPVFTGYGNQYPCQYVQGQVGDSRLVRLGSSATKEARKKRMERQRRFISHPRNHNHNQNHHHHNQSGATDGHHAMAQQNPGNWVYCYNPPVVNGPPGSTGPVHPMDAVAPPAERAASVQAAQNHQPRQVGSDKRQNWKPEKNLRFLLQKVLKQSDVGTLGRIVLPKKEAETHLPELEARDGISIAMEDIGTSRVWNMRYRFWPNNKSRMYLLENTGDFVRTNGLQEGDFIVIYSDVKCGKYLIRGVKVRQAGGSKAENKKGSVKSQKNTAASSPGGNGSVNQKSKVKEIEGKNSLSCMHEN; encoded by the exons atggcTACTACACAATTGCATGTAGAAGATGTTAAGCGAGAAATTGAAAAAAACCCTATGGAGAAGGGGGTTTCCGGCACCGGCGGAGGTCAGGAAAGACAGATCTGGCTAGGAAGGGAGGAAGATGATGATCTGTTAGACGTCAGCGAGTCGTCAATCTTTTATGCTGATTTTCCGCAGTTACCTGATTTTCCGTGCATGTCGTCGACATCGTCTTCATCTTCAGCTCCGGCTCCTGTCAAGGCTAGTGCCACGTCATCGTCTTCTTCCTCGGCGTCTTCAGCGGCTTCTTGGGCGGTGTTGAAGTCCGATGCTGATGATGTCGTACACAAAGAGAGTAATACTCACGATCAacatcagaatcagaatcagaagaaTTCTATGGCGGATTTATCTTCCACCGGTTCAATGGAAATCCGTCAGGCGGCTTCCGAACAAGGAGGTGGAGATGGAGATGGAGCTGGTGGTTGCATGGATGTGATGGAGAATTTCGGTTACATGGATCTAATGGATGATAATGAATTTTTTGATCCTTCATCGATTTTCAGTCCTGGTGAGAATTTTCTAGATGAGTTTGAGCAGGAACAGCAGAATCTGCAACCGGAGCAGCCACTGCCTCTTCCGCCGCAGCAACAGGGGAGTGACCATGACCACGAACATGAAGAAATGATGATGCAATTCGGAACTGAAGAGGAAACAGCGCAACAAGAGGTAAATGTAAATTCCTCATCGGACGATTTAGCTATGGTGTTTCTAGAGTGGTTGAAATTGAACAAGGAAACGGTCTCCGCCGAGGATTTACGGAAAGTGAAAATTAAGAAGGCGACAATTGAGTGTGCGGCGAAGCGATTAGGCGGCGGAAAAGAAGCGATGAAGCAATTGTTGAAGCTGATACTGGAATGGGTTCAAACAAATCATCTGCAGAAAAGAAGAATGAATGAATCCGAATTGCAAAACCCTAACCCTACTGATCATCCTCTTAGTTCAAACCCTAGTCTGATTTGTAATTCTAATTGTAATTCCATTTCAATTTCAAACCAACCTGATCAACCAAACACTCCTTGTTTCACTCAATCACCTTGGATTCCACCGCCGTCTTACGCTGCAATCGATCCGGTTACTGGCATGCCGGGTTATTCACCAATGGTTGGATATCCGTATGCGAACGGAGCTCCGAATATGAGTTCCTACCCGGGAACACCAACGGATTATCGCATGCTTGAATCAGCCCAATCGTGGCCGCCGACACAGTTTCCTTTGGCTTCACATTACAACTCATATCCTGAAGCGGTTCAGACCCACCCGCCCGTTTTTACTGGGTACGGGAATCAGTATCCGTGCCAGTATGTGCAAGGGCAAGTTGGGGATAGTAGGTTGGTTCGGTTAGGTTCGTCGGCGACAAAAGAGGCGAGGAAGAAGAGAATGGAGAGACAGAGAAGGTTTATATCGCATCCCCGTAATCACAATCACAATCAAAACCACCACCACCACAATCAGAGCGGCGCCACGGACGGCCACCATGCAATGGCTCAACAAAACCCTGGGAATTGGGTTTATTGTTATAATCCTCCAGTTGTTAACGGTCCTCCTGGTTCAACCGGTCCGGTTCATCCCATGGATGCAGTTGCACCGCCGGCTGAAAGGGCGGCGTCCGTGCAAGCGGCTCAAAATCATCAGCCGCGTCAAGTGGGTTCAGATAAGCGACAG AATTGGAAACCCGAGAAGAACCTGAGATTTCTTCTCCAAAAAGTACTGAAGCAGAGCGACGTGGGTACTCTAGGGAGGATCGTGTTGCCAAAG AAAGAAGCAGAAACTCATCTCCCAGAGTTGGAAGCAAGAGATGGAATTTCTATTGCAATGGAAGATATAGGGACCTCTCGTGTTTGGAACATGCGTTACAG ATTCTGGCCTAACAATAAAAGCAGGATGTATCTCCTTGAAAACACAG GGGATTTTGTGAGAACAAATGGACTCCAAGAAGGAGATTTTATAGTGATCTATTCAGATGTGAAATGTGGGAAATAT TTGATAAGAGGAGTGAAAGTAAGGCAAGCAGGAGGATCAAAAGCGGAGAACAAGAAGGGATCAGTAAAATCGCAAAAGAATACAGCAGCAAGTTCACCAGGTGGAAATGGAAGTGTGAATCAAAAAAGTAAAGTAAAAGAAATAGAGggaaaaaattctctctcctgcATGCATGAGAATTGA
- the LOC136231159 gene encoding B3 domain-containing transcription factor ABI3 isoform X1 gives MATTQLHVEDVKREIEKNPMEKGVSGTGGGQERQIWLGREEDDDLLDVSESSIFYADFPQLPDFPCMSSTSSSSSAPAPVKASATSSSSSSASSAASWAVLKSDADDVVHKESNTHDQHQNQNQKNSMADLSSTGSMEIRQAASEQGGGDGDGAGGCMDVMENFGYMDLMDDNEFFDPSSIFSPGENFLDEFEQEQQNLQPEQPLPLPPQQQGSDHDHEHEEMMMQFGTEEETAQQEVNVNSSSDDLAMVFLEWLKLNKETVSAEDLRKVKIKKATIECAAKRLGGGKEAMKQLLKLILEWVQTNHLQKRRMNESELQNPNPTDHPLSSNPSLICNSNCNSISISNQPDQPNTPCFTQSPWIPPPSYAAIDPVTGMPGYSPMVGYPYANGAPNMSSYPGTPTDYRMLESAQSWPPTQFPLASHYNSYPEAVQTHPPVFTGYGNQYPCQYVQGQVGDSRLVRLGSSATKEARKKRMERQRRFISHPRNHNHNQNHHHHNQSGATDGHHAMAQQNPGNWVYCYNPPVVNGPPGSTGPVHPMDAVAPPAERAASVQAAQNHQPRQVGSDKRQNWKPEKNLRFLLQKVLKQSDVGTLGRIVLPKKEAETHLPELEARDGISIAMEDIGTSRVWNMRYSIRFWPNNKSRMYLLENTGDFVRTNGLQEGDFIVIYSDVKCGKYLIRGVKVRQAGGSKAENKKGSVKSQKNTAASSPGGNGSVNQKSKVKEIEGKNSLSCMHEN, from the exons atggcTACTACACAATTGCATGTAGAAGATGTTAAGCGAGAAATTGAAAAAAACCCTATGGAGAAGGGGGTTTCCGGCACCGGCGGAGGTCAGGAAAGACAGATCTGGCTAGGAAGGGAGGAAGATGATGATCTGTTAGACGTCAGCGAGTCGTCAATCTTTTATGCTGATTTTCCGCAGTTACCTGATTTTCCGTGCATGTCGTCGACATCGTCTTCATCTTCAGCTCCGGCTCCTGTCAAGGCTAGTGCCACGTCATCGTCTTCTTCCTCGGCGTCTTCAGCGGCTTCTTGGGCGGTGTTGAAGTCCGATGCTGATGATGTCGTACACAAAGAGAGTAATACTCACGATCAacatcagaatcagaatcagaagaaTTCTATGGCGGATTTATCTTCCACCGGTTCAATGGAAATCCGTCAGGCGGCTTCCGAACAAGGAGGTGGAGATGGAGATGGAGCTGGTGGTTGCATGGATGTGATGGAGAATTTCGGTTACATGGATCTAATGGATGATAATGAATTTTTTGATCCTTCATCGATTTTCAGTCCTGGTGAGAATTTTCTAGATGAGTTTGAGCAGGAACAGCAGAATCTGCAACCGGAGCAGCCACTGCCTCTTCCGCCGCAGCAACAGGGGAGTGACCATGACCACGAACATGAAGAAATGATGATGCAATTCGGAACTGAAGAGGAAACAGCGCAACAAGAGGTAAATGTAAATTCCTCATCGGACGATTTAGCTATGGTGTTTCTAGAGTGGTTGAAATTGAACAAGGAAACGGTCTCCGCCGAGGATTTACGGAAAGTGAAAATTAAGAAGGCGACAATTGAGTGTGCGGCGAAGCGATTAGGCGGCGGAAAAGAAGCGATGAAGCAATTGTTGAAGCTGATACTGGAATGGGTTCAAACAAATCATCTGCAGAAAAGAAGAATGAATGAATCCGAATTGCAAAACCCTAACCCTACTGATCATCCTCTTAGTTCAAACCCTAGTCTGATTTGTAATTCTAATTGTAATTCCATTTCAATTTCAAACCAACCTGATCAACCAAACACTCCTTGTTTCACTCAATCACCTTGGATTCCACCGCCGTCTTACGCTGCAATCGATCCGGTTACTGGCATGCCGGGTTATTCACCAATGGTTGGATATCCGTATGCGAACGGAGCTCCGAATATGAGTTCCTACCCGGGAACACCAACGGATTATCGCATGCTTGAATCAGCCCAATCGTGGCCGCCGACACAGTTTCCTTTGGCTTCACATTACAACTCATATCCTGAAGCGGTTCAGACCCACCCGCCCGTTTTTACTGGGTACGGGAATCAGTATCCGTGCCAGTATGTGCAAGGGCAAGTTGGGGATAGTAGGTTGGTTCGGTTAGGTTCGTCGGCGACAAAAGAGGCGAGGAAGAAGAGAATGGAGAGACAGAGAAGGTTTATATCGCATCCCCGTAATCACAATCACAATCAAAACCACCACCACCACAATCAGAGCGGCGCCACGGACGGCCACCATGCAATGGCTCAACAAAACCCTGGGAATTGGGTTTATTGTTATAATCCTCCAGTTGTTAACGGTCCTCCTGGTTCAACCGGTCCGGTTCATCCCATGGATGCAGTTGCACCGCCGGCTGAAAGGGCGGCGTCCGTGCAAGCGGCTCAAAATCATCAGCCGCGTCAAGTGGGTTCAGATAAGCGACAG AATTGGAAACCCGAGAAGAACCTGAGATTTCTTCTCCAAAAAGTACTGAAGCAGAGCGACGTGGGTACTCTAGGGAGGATCGTGTTGCCAAAG AAAGAAGCAGAAACTCATCTCCCAGAGTTGGAAGCAAGAGATGGAATTTCTATTGCAATGGAAGATATAGGGACCTCTCGTGTTTGGAACATGCGTTACAG TATCAGATTCTGGCCTAACAATAAAAGCAGGATGTATCTCCTTGAAAACACAG GGGATTTTGTGAGAACAAATGGACTCCAAGAAGGAGATTTTATAGTGATCTATTCAGATGTGAAATGTGGGAAATAT TTGATAAGAGGAGTGAAAGTAAGGCAAGCAGGAGGATCAAAAGCGGAGAACAAGAAGGGATCAGTAAAATCGCAAAAGAATACAGCAGCAAGTTCACCAGGTGGAAATGGAAGTGTGAATCAAAAAAGTAAAGTAAAAGAAATAGAGggaaaaaattctctctcctgcATGCATGAGAATTGA